The following nucleotide sequence is from Phycisphaera sp..
CCATCATCGTGGCCGTCGATAGCCAGGGCATGGTCTTCGTCGATGGCCAGCCCGTGGGCGAGGCAGCCGTCGCCGGCCAGCCCCTGGCGGAAACCACGCGTGTGGCCCTGCTGGCGGCCATTGACCGGGCCATCGAGCCGCAAGACCCGGGCTCAACGCCAACGATCCGCCTGGAAGTGGACGAGAAGGGCGTTTCGGGGGCCCTGCTGCGGGTTCTGGACGCCCTGCGCACCCAGGGGTACGAAGCGGTCGAGCTGGTCGGGAAGCCTGCCGAGGCCGCCCCCGCAGCCGTCCCGTCCACCGACCCCTAAGCCCCGCACGCTCGTAGCATCCACCGCCATGGCCGGCACCACCCCAACTGGAATCAGCACCGTTGCCCGCTGGGCCGTCGCCGTGCCCGCGAGCGTGGTTGTCCACCTGCTGGTGGCTCTGGCGCTGCTGCGGGGCGGGGCCGATCCGGCCCGGATCGCCGACGCCGCCGAGCGGGCCACCCCGCTGGAAATCCCCATCAAGCTGGGCATCGAAAAGAGCGAGGCCGTCACGCCCAACTGGCTTGGCTTCGAGACGCCCGAGCCCCACGTGGCCTCGCCCGCGACGGTGAACCAGAGCGAGTTGACCCGGGCCCGGGGCGACCAGCGCGACAACCCAGACACTGGCCGACGCCAGGATGATGCTCGAGGCGTTCCGCGCCGAACTAGTCCGCGCCCAGGCCGAGGCGGAGAAGCGGGCCGAGCCCGAGCCCGCACCCGCCGCCCAGACGCCGCCCCAGCCGGCCTCCGAGCCATCCCAGGAACCCAAGCCCGCCGAGGACGACGAACAGGACGGCAGCCCGGGCCAGAAGGACACCCGCGCCGCCGACGCCGTGAGCTTGCCCACCGACGTCCGCCGGACCGACCTGGGCAAGGTCGTCGCGGGCGAGGGCCTGAAGATCAACACCACCCGACTGCACCTGACCGACCTGCAACGCGCGATGGGGCGCCCGCCCAGCCCGCTCGTCGAGATGTTCTTCGACCACACCGGCCGTGTCTCGCGGGCCCGCATCCCCGACGGCCGGGGCTCGGGCCGCTCGGACATCGACCAGGCCCTGATCAACGCGATCTATGAATGGACGGCCCAGGGCGAGAAGATCGACGCCCTCGAAGAGGGCGACCCGCCGCTGCTCGTGCGTATGAGGATCATGTTCTGATGAACTGGCTGCTGCTCGTGTTCGGTCTCTCGCTCGCCCAGGACGGCCCCGTCCCACCGGAGCGCGTCGATCCGCAGTCGATCCCGGTGCCAGCGGCCACCGAGCCCGTGCCGCCAACCGAGGGCTCTCCCGCCCAGGAACAACCCCAGCGACAATCGCCCCGGATCGACCCACAAGAAGCGCGCCGGGACATCGCGGCCCCCCGCGCTCGGCCGGCCGCGTCGATCTTTACCGACGAGGAGTACCGGCACGCCCGGGTGCGGTCGCTGCTGGTAAGAGCGATGGAAGGCCGCGCCTGAAGGCCGATCTTTCCATACCCAAAGCCGTGCCCCAAGCACGAGTTTGCATCTCTCCGACCGCACACAAAAAAAGCCCCGCGCAAGCGCTTGGGGCTGGGAAAGACCGTGTTGAAGAGCAGCCGGTGGTATGAGCGCGGCCGTTTCGGCCCGCGATCACTCGCCTAAAAGGGCGCTGATCTCGTCCTCGACGGGGTTGGACACCTTGCGGGTGGGCTTGGCCTTCTTGTCGTCCTCGCTCTCGCTGGTCGTCTCCACGTCGTCGTCGTCATCGACACCCGTGTCGGCGGCGTCGAGCTTGGCGATCTGGGCGTCAAGCTCGGCGTCGGACTTCGCCTCGGCGGCCTCGTCCTTGGCCTTCTGCCGCTTGGCGGCCTCGACCTTGTTCTTGTCGGGCGCAAGCACGATGCTGGCCTGACGCATGACCCAGCGCGGGGCCATCTCGACCTTGGCGATGTCGGCGAGCTGGTCGACGATCTCGGCCAGGCGCTCGATGCCCAGTTCCTTGTGGACCATCTCGCGGCCGCGGAAGCGCTGGGTGATCTGCACCTTGTGGCCCTGCATCAGGAATCGCCGCGCCTGGTTCACGCGGATCTGCACGTCGTGGGGGTCGATCTTCACCGACCGACCGAGGCGCACTTCCTTGATTTCCTGCTGGCCCGTGGTCTTGTTGTCCTTGCGCTTGGACTGCTCGTACTTGTACTTGCCGTAGTCCATGATCTTGCAGACCGGTGGCCGCGTGTCGGGCACGATCTCGACAAGGTCGAGCCCGGCCTCCTGGGCCATCTGCATCGCTTCGCGCGTGTCGACCACGCCAACCTGCTCGCCCTCGGCCCCGATCAACCGGATGGGGCTGATGCGGATCATGTGGTTGACCCGGGTGCGTTGCACGGGGCCGGCGTCGCGGTAAAACCTTCGTCCTCGGATGGGTGTTCTCCTTCGGGGGTGCCAGCGTCAGGCCGGCCGATTGGTCACGCCGGTACACACCGGCAACATCATCTGGATTCTGCCGCCCCCACCACAGCGGTGAGAGGCAACCAAACGCTCACGACGGGGCGTCAACCCCACCACGGCTTTCGTGCGACCGGGCCAACCAGCCGGGACAAAGCCCAAACCAGACATCGGTTGATGGTGATGGCCGCTCAACTCGGGCGGCTCATGCTTCTTGCCACGCCGTAGAGAATAACAGATCTCCAGCCGCCGAGCAAGCCAATTTGTCGGGGGTACTCCCCACAAATTGCAAACCACCGAGCGAGATCGGGTGTTCCAAGATGCGTACAAATGCCCAATCTGCCGGCAAAATCACGCGAGTTGGATCAGATTGAAGACAAAGCTGATGGCCAGCAGCACGCCCACGGCGATCAGCAGCGGTGTGCGAAAATCGCCGCCCTGGGAGATCGGTGCCTCGGGCTGCATCTCTGCCGGGGCGGCCACGCTGGCCGTCTCGAGGTGGCTCAATGAGGCAAGATCGGCCTCGTCCAGCCCCCGGTGGGCCAGCGGCGGGGCCTTGCCGGCCGTGACAGCATCCAGGTCGTTCAGCAGGTCCTTCACCGAGCGATACCGCTGCTCGCGACGCTTGGCCAGCATCATCTCGATGACCTCGCTGATGCCGCCGCTCAGCTTCGGATTGGCCTGATCGGGCGGCACCGCGTCGGCCTTCAGGTGCTTGTGCATCACGCTGGTGGGGTTCTTGCCGTCGAAGGGCACGCCCCCGGTGACCATGTGGTAGAGCGTTACGCCCAGCGAGTAGATGTCGGCCTCGGGCCCGACGTTGGTCTCGCCACGGATCTGCTCGGGGCTGATGTAGAAAGGCGTGCCGAAGGCCTTACCCGCCTCGGCCTCGGCGGCTTCCTTGTCGCTGACGGCGCGGGCCAGGCCCATGTCGGCCAGCTTCACCACGCCCTCGTTGGTGATCATGATGTTCTTGGGCTTCACGTCTCGGTGGATGATGCCTCGCTCGTGCGCGTGCCCGAGCGCTGCGGCCACCTGGCGGACGAGTTCGATCGCCTCGGCCTCTCCATACCGCTTATGCTTGACGATGTCGTCGTACACGGTGCGACCGTTGACGTACTCCATCACGAAGTAGTGGTACTCGCCGGCCTTGCCCACGTCGTACGCCTGCACGATGTGCGGGTGGTTCAGCTGCGCCGCCGCACGGCCCTCGGCGTAGAAACGCTCGATGAATTGCGGGTTCTGGCTGAACTTGCGGGGCAGCACCTTGATGGCCACCAGCCGGTCGAGGTTGAGCTGGCGGCCCTTGTACACCGTGGCCATCGCGCCGGCGCCGAGCTTGCCCAGCAACCGATAGCCGGGGATCTTCTGCCCGCTGCGCTCGGCGTCGAGGATGGCCTTCAGCCGTGCGATCTGCCGCTTGGTGACGAAATCCTGGTCGACCAGCTCGATCGCCAGCGAGCGCTGGCCGGCTTCTTCACCGGCAGCCACCCCGGCCTCGCGCATGCGGTCCTTGCAGAGATCGACTTCTTCGCGCGTCGCGAGCCCATAGTCGACGACCAGACGCCCCAGCGCGGTATCGACGTTCGACCCGCCCTTGGCCACCTCGGCCATCGCCGCGTCGGGGTCTGCGGGCGTCGATACGTTGCTCAGTGGCGTGATGCCCGAGCGGTCCATCGCCTGCATCGCGGCAGTCCGGCTGCCCGACAGCGCACCGGTCCCCGACATCGCGCCCGTGCCCGAAGCCGAGGCTTCGGAGGGGTTTCTCGCGGGTGTCGGGCTTGGTTCGGACATCGTCTAGGGCTGCCTCAATCAGGACGGTTCTTTGGGACACGCGGGTACGGCCCGCTCGGCCTCGCGGTCGCCCCCGAAACGGGAGGGGAACATAGCGACCCAACCGCCCACGGACAAATCACACGAAAGGCCGTGGGGCTGGCCCGCACGGCCTTCCGCAAGCGTTATCGACGCCCGGCACCCACCGGCCCAGCCGGCTTGGCGACGCGGACGCAGATCGGATCCCACCGGGCATCCGATTCGCACCATTTCACCAAAAGTTCGCGCCCGGTTCGGCATTTCCCCTCGCCGGCCACCCCGAATCCAGGCCGATAAGGCCGCTACTGTTGCGACCCCGTCGGTAGGGCCCGATGCCCACCGACCCCGGGGGCTTGGTAAGGGCCACCCATGGTCATTGGTACATCCCGCCCTCGAGACCTCGGGGCCATCCATGCCGGCCCGTTGCTCTACGGGGACTGGGGCACCAGCCGCCTCTACGTGCTGGGCCTGGCATTCCTCTATACGGGCCACGCCAGCGTGGTCTACCTCGCCGCCATCGGCGTGCTCATGCTGGCCGTCAGTTGGATCTACACCCACATCTGCCGCTGCTATCCCGATGGTGGCGGTGTTTATTCGGCCGCCCGCGACGTCAAACCCGTGCTGAGCGTCATCGGCGCCACGCTGCTCATGAGCGGGTACATCATGACGGCGGCCATCAGCGTCATCGAGGCCTTCCACTACTTCGGCGTGCCCAGATACCTCACCCTGCCGCTCGCCGTTGGCACGCTGGTGTTCATCGGCGCGATCAACTGGCTGGGCTCGAAACGCTCGGGCCAGTTCGCGCTCGTCGTCGCGATGCTTGCCATGCTGGTCTCGGCGATCCTCGCCGTCCTGGCAATCCCGCTGTTCGTCGACGGGCTGAAGACCATCAGCTTCGAGTACTTCACCCAGGTCGGCCCGTTCGACGCCTGGGTCAGCTTCGCCAAGATCTGCCTCGCGCTGGCAGGCCTCGAGGCCGTCGCCAACATGACGGGCATCATGAAGAAGCCCATCGGCAAGACGGCCCGCCGCACCATCTGGCCGGTGAGCCTCGAGGTCGTGGTGCTCAACATGCTCTTCGGCATCGCCCTGGCGGGCATGAGCACCACGCTGCACACGCACGCGCCCGATGAGATCACCTACGGCGACAAGCTCTCGATGACGCACAACCAAGTGGTGCAGGCGGTCGAAGCTGGTGAGTTCACGCAGGAAGAGGCCGACCAGCTCGAGGCTGTCATCGAGTATCGCGACACGGCCATGAAGCGCATCGCCATCGAGAGCGGCCAGCGCATCACGGGGAATGACACCGCCGCCTTCATCCTGGGAAAGATCGCGGGTGTCACTTTCGGCCTGCTGCTGCTGAGCGCTGCGAATACTGCCGTGATGGCCATGGTCAGCGTGATGTTCGCCATGGCCCAGGACCGCGAGCTCCCCCGCGCGCTGACCAAACTCAACTACCCCGGCGTGCCCTGGGTCGGGCTCATCGTGGCCGTGCTCATCCCCACGGGCGTCATCCTGGTCGAGCAGGACGTGCAGGTGCTGGCCAAGCTCTACGTGCTGGGCGTGTGCGGGGCCATCAGCACCAACGTGCTGTGCGGAGCGGTCAATCGCAAGCTCGACATCCCCCGCGTCGTGCGCGTCTTCATGTGGGTTTTCGGCGGCATCCTGCTGGCCGTCACCATCACCATCGCCGTCACCCAGCCCGAGAGCCTGGCCTTCAGCGGCGGGCTGGTGGCCATCGTGCTCACGATGCGCGCCCTCGTGCAAGCCAAGCGCAGCCGCGACCCCAAGCCGCTCGAAACGCCCATCGCCGGATGGCTGGCCGAAGTCCGCCGCGACCCCATCGCGCTGGACTCCAGCAAGCCGCGCATCATGCTGGCGGCCCGCGGCCGGTACCAGTCCGAGTTCGCCGTCGACCTGGCCCGCAGCCGCGGCGCGGTGCTGTTCGTGATCTTCGTGCGCACGTTCCGCGTGGCCGACATGGGCCCCCAGCGCCGGCCCAACATCGACGACGACCACGAGGCCCAGGAAGCCCTGGGCACCACCATCCTGCTCGCCCGCGAGCACGGCGTGCCCTGCGTCCCAATCTACGTCACCAGCAACGACGTGGTGCACGAGATCCTCGACCACACCGTCACCTACGGCTGCGACACCCTCATCATGGGCGAGAGCCGCCGCCCCCTGCTGGCCCGCAAGATCGAGGGCGACGTAACGACCCGCATCGCCCACGACCTGCCAAGCCAGATCGCGCTGATCACGCGGTCGGCGAATACGCGGCATGCGGTGAGACCCAAGGGCTAGCCCCCAGCGCTGTCCATTAAACGCCCATCCTTCCAGGCCGGAAACTCCGTGCGCCATTTGCGGAACGCCGGCACGTCGAGTTCCACCGTCAGCACGGCCTCCTCATCGCCAAGCTCGCCGATGACCTCGCCCTTGGCGTCCACGGCGATGGTGCCGCCGGCGTAGGCCAGGTAGGGGTCGTTGCCGCGGCGGTTGACGGCCAGCATGAAGGCCTGGTTCTCGATGGCGCGGGCGATGGCCAGCGTCCGCCAGTGGCTCTGGCGGGCGGCGGGGAAGTTGGCGATGCAGGTGAACGCCTCGGCGCCCTTCTGGAGGCCCAGCCGGTAGAGCTCGGGGAAGCGGACGTCGTAGCAGATGGTCGGGCACACCGTCAACGACTCGCCGCCGGTCTCCCAGCGGAAGGTCTCAACATGCCGCCCGCCGACGAACTTCTCGCCCTCGCGGCCATAGGTGAAGGGATGGATCTTGGTGTAATCGCACAGCAGTTGGGGCTCGCCGCCGCCAACGCCGGGGGCAAAGACCGTGGCGTGGTTGGTCGCCTTACCGCAGCCGCCGTTGGCACAGCCTCCAACCGTCCGGCCGCCCATCACCACGGCCCCGAGATCGTCGGCCAGCCTTGCCAGCCAAGCCTGGGTGGTGCCGTCGTCGGCGGTGGTGTCGGTATTAAGGGAAAACCCGCTATCGAACATCTCGGGCAGCAGCACCAGGTCGCCCTGGCGCACGTCCGCACCATCCAGCAGCCGCCCAACATTGGCGAAGTTGGCCTCGCGGTCCTCCCATACGATGTCCAGTTGGACCAGGTGAGCTCGCATGGAGGCAGGATAGCGGCTGACCCGCAGGCGTCGGCTTGGCCCCCGGTGCGCCTCCTTCTGGCCAGCGGAAGCCCTCGGCGGCGGGAGATCCTGACCGAGCTGGGCGCCGACTTCACCGTTGTGCCCTCGAACGTCGACGACGGCCAGCTCACCCCGCCCCATGGCGCGACCGCCCTCACCTGGACCGTCGCGATGGCGTACCTCAAGGCCTTCGCCGCCATCGAGGTGCTGCCCGAGGGCGCGACCGGCGTGGTCATGGGTGCCGACACCGCGTGCGAGCTCGACGGCCGCATCATCGGAAAGCCAGCGACCGACGCGCACGCTCGGTCCACGCTCAGGTCGATGGTCGGCCAGACGCAACGCGTCGTGACCGGGGTCGCACTCATCGACCCGCACCATCCACACGCCAACCGCCTGCTGCTGGCCGACGTGGCGCTCGTGACGTTCGGCAACGTCTCCGAAGACGCCATCGACCGCTACCTCATTACCGGCGGCTGGCGGGGCAAGGCCGGCGGGTACAACCTGACCGAGCGTTTGGCCGACGGCTGGCCCATTACCGTTCAAGGGGACCCCGACACCGTCGTCGGCCTGCCGACGCAGCGCCTGCCAGGCTGGCTCGCCCTCACCACCGCTTGGGGGGCGCGCCCATGAACGGCCTGGTGCCCATCTGGGTCTCGGCGCCTCTGGCGATGATCACGCTGGTCACGGTCGCCGCCCACCTGCTGGCCATGCGCGGGGCCGACATGCCCGAAAGCCGGCGGCGCATCCGCACGGCCAACGGCTGGCTCATCCTGATCACCGCGCCGGTGCTCGTCGTCGCGTTCTCGGTGGTCTCGCCGCAGAATACCCGCCAGTTCGCGCTCATCTGGGCGGTCGCCATGGTGCTGGTGGGCTTCGTGATCCTGATGGCGTTCATCGATATCGCCAACAACCTCCGCATCGCGCGCCTCCAGCGACGGCGTCTGAGCCGGTCGATGGGCACCCGGCTCCGCCAGCAGTTGCTGGCCGAGCGAAAGGATCACGATGCCCGGTGAGCGCGGGCCGATGCCCGCCGCCCTGCGCCCCCTTGCGCCGCTGGCCGAGCGCGTCTACGCGCGCATCGTGCGCGATCGCAACGCCAGCTTCGACGCGGGCAAGCGGGCCAAGCCGTTCTCCTTCAGCGGCTTGAGCGTGACGCTCGATCGCCCGGTCATCTGCGTGGGCAACCTGAGCGTGGGCGGCACGGGCAAGACCCCGGCCGTGCAGATGGTGTGCAACTGGCTCATCGAAGCCGGCCACCATCCCACGATCGCGCTTCGCGGCTATGCCTCAAACAACGGCCTGAGCGACGAGGCCGAACTCCACCGCACGGCGTTGCCCGACGTGCCGCTGGCCGTTGGGCCGAACCGCGTGCAGCAGCTCTTGCAGTTGTTCGCCACGCCCGAGGGCGAGAACGTTGATGTGGTTGTGCTCGACGACGGCTTCCAGCACCGGCGCTTGGTGCGCCAGCTCGACATCGTCCTGATCGACGCGACGCAGGACGCCTTCGCCCAGCGACTGCTCCCCGCCGGCTGGCTGCGCGAACCGGTGTCCAGCCTCGCGCGCGCCCAGGCGGTGGTGCTCACCCATGCAGACCGCGCCACGCCCTCCGACCTCTCGCGGATCGAGGCCGAGCTTCGGCGCCAGTTCCCCCATCTGGTCGTTGCCCACGCCGAGCACGCGTGGAGCGAATTGCTCGTCATGGATCGCGTCGAGCCGTTGGATTGGCTCAGAGGCCGCCGCTACGCGCTGGCCTGCGCTATCGGCAAGCCGCAGGCGTTCATCGACCAGGCCGCCGCCGCGTTCGGCCCGCCCGCTCACACGATCGAGCTGCGCGATCACGACCCCTACGCGCCCGCCACCATCGAGCGCCTCCGTCGCGCCGCCGATGGCATGGACGCGTTGCTCGTCACCGAGAAGGACTGGACCAAGCTCGCGCGTATCGAGCCCGATGCCTGGTCGTGTCCGATTGTGCGTCCAAGGCTCCAAATGCGCCTGAGCACCGGAGTGTCGCAGATGCGAACTCTGGTCTTGTCGGCCGCTACATGGCAAGATGACGCATCGGCAGCAGGCTAAGCACGCTTTCATGCCCGGTTCATCGTAGTTACAAAATCACGCTGTATTCTCCTTGATATGTCCCATTGCCATTGGCGTGCTTCCGCACCGCCCGATGGGTGCAACAAAGGAGAATTGCCATGAGTACCGTCATCACCGGCCTGTTCAACACGCCCGCCGAAGCCGCCGCCGCCGTCCAGACGCTCGAAGTCCGGGGCATCCCCGAGAACGAAATCAGCATCATGGCCGGGGAGAACTTCAAAAAGGAAGCCTTCGCGGTTAACTCCCACTCGAAGTTGCCCGAGGGCGTGGCCATCGGTGCTGGCGCCGGTGGTGCGGTCGTCGCGCTCGCGGCCGGCCTGACCGCCGTGGGTGCGGTCGCCACAGGTGGTGCCGGCTTGCTCGTCGCCGGGCCGCTGGTTGCTGCTCTCGCCGGCGCGGGGGCGGGTGCTGCTACCGGCAGCGTCATTGGCGGCGCGATTGGTGCCGCCATCCCCGAGCACGAAGTCAAGTTCTACGAGGATGCCGTCGAGAAGGGCTCCGTGCTCGTTGGTGTCCAGTGCGAAGATTCCGACCACAAGGACATCGCCAAGCAGGCCTTTAAGGACTGCGACGCCGAGAAGATCTCGAACGCCTGATCATTCGATACCCGTCGAGAACAACACCAGCCCCTCCGGCGATGACGCCGGAGGGGCTGGTTTCTTGTTTCGATGCGCGAGTATCGACTCGAAACCTACTCGAGAATGATGATCTCGACGCGGCGGCTCTCGCGCTTGCTGCTCTTGGCCTTGGCCGGGCCATACGCGGCCGAGTGGACGACATCGTTGCTGATGCCCTTGGACACAAGGTAGCTCTCGACGGCCATAGCGCGCTCGGCGCTCAGCCGCTCGTTGGTCTTCCAGTCGCTCTTCTTGATGGGGTCGTTGTCGGTGTACCCGGCAACGCGGATCTCGGCACCGGGATACCGCTGCTTGATGACCCGAACTACGCCGTCGAGCACGCCGCGAGCGGCGGGCTTGACCGTCACCGAGCCCGAGTCGAACAGCACCTCGCCGGCGATGTCGACCACGACCTCGCCCGCCCGGCGGCTGACGCCCGCGCCCAGGCCCTCGAAGCCGGTGTCGCCCAGCGGCTCGGGCTGCGCCGCGAGCTGGCCGGCGAGCTGCCGGTTCTGCTCGTCGAGCGCCCGGTAGCGGGCCTCGGCGTCGTCGAGGGCGATCTGGAGGTTTTCGTTCAGACGCCGCAGTTCCTGGTTCTCCATCACCAGCGGGTCGTCGGGACGCGGCCCGTTGCTCGCGCAGCCGATGGTGGTCAGGCCCACGCCAAGCAGCACGGCAACGAGCAGGACACGAGTAATCGAATTGGGAAGCGAAACGCACATGGGCATGCCTTGGATCCTCCAACGCCGATGCGAATGAACAGAAGCGACCAGCGGCGAGCCCTCCGTGGGCACCACCGGCGATACCCACCTTATCGGCGTGCGGGCCCAAAAGTCTGAGATTGCGGCCAAAAACCGGTTAACGCCAGCAAACAACAAGCGATTCGTGGGACTACGGCAGATTCACAACCTGCCCAGTCAACCGGCTGAGCCACAGCTCGATCGCCGGCTTGGCCAGCAACACCAGCACCGTCGCGATTGCCAGCGAGGGGCCGTAGGGCATGGCCCGGCCCACCCCGCGGCTGAGCGAGATGCTGTAGAGGGTCAGCAAGATACCAACGAAGGCGGCCCCGAAGAAGGCCAGCACCGAATCGACCCAGCCCAGGCACGCGCCCACGGCGGCCATCAGGTGGACGTCGCCCAGGCCCATGGCCTCCTTGCCGAAGCCCAGGCTGCCGAACAGCCGGACCGCCCACACCACCCCGCCGCCGACCAGGTAGCCCAGCAGCGAGCCGCCCAGGGCGTCGAGCCACAGCGGGCAGGGGCCTGAGAAGGTGCTGGTGAGCATGAACCCGCCCCAGGCCAGCACCGCCGGGCCGGCCAGGAAGGCCATCTCCTTGACCATCTCACGCCGGGCGTGGGGGTAGGCGATCCAGACCTCGGCGTCGCTTGGGTCTTGCTTGTCGCTGGTGGACTTTGGGGCCGGAAGGAACATCCGCAGCGGGATGCCGGCCACGATTGGCCCCGCCGCCATACCGATGATCACACCGATGCCCGACGCGTAGCCCAGCAGGTGCGCGATGAACCCGCCCGCGATCGCGCACACCAGAACGGTGATCGCGATAACCGCCGGCCCGCGGAGCCATCCCTTCTTGGGCCGCCACTGGCCTGTCTCCGAGTCGTCGATCTCCTCGCCCTCGATGGGCGGCAGCCCCTTGGCCTTGCGGTGTTCCTCTTCCCACTGCAACGCGTCGGCGAAGCTGCGACCGATGACCTTGAACTTCAGCATCAGCAGCGACAGGCCCACGCCGGCCACACCGCCGATGCCAATGCCCACGCTCGCCCAGCCGTACGTAGGGATGGGCCAATTCCAGGACATGTCGCGGCTGGGCATGGGGTACTCCAACCCCTTCACGCTCAGGAACACACCGTACCCGGTGTGGATGAGCACGCCGGCGAGGGTGGCGAACCACGGCAGCACCAGCGGGATCATGGTGGTCTTCAGGTCGGTCAGCATCATCGCGAAGAGCGAGCCGAGCAAGAACAAGACGATCGCGAACATGGGGGCCGAATGCCGGGGCACGCCGTTGTGGCGGTCGACCTCGGCCCAGTCGTGCCGCATCGTGCTCAGGTCGAGCCCCAGCACCTCGAAGCTCGCGCTCGTGCCCGAGTATGCGGGGATCAGGTACCAGGCGATGAAGAACACCGCGAACAGGCTGGCCACGAGCAACTCAACCAACGGATACTCGGGTGAGATCGGCGCCTTGCAATACCGGCACTTGCCGCGCACGAACAGCCACCCGAAGATCGGGATGTTGTCCTTCCAGCGGAGCCTCGTCGAGCAGGCCGGGCAGCGCGAGGGCGGGGTGACCACGCCGATGCCCCGCGGCAGGCGGTAGGCCAGCACGTTGATGAGCGACCCCACGCACGCCCCGAAGGCGAACACGAACAGCAGGGTGGCCACCCTGGGCAAGATGATCACGAAGTCATGCACGATTCTGGGGCTCCCGGGGGCTATCGGCGATATCGGGCCACCGGGTCAATCGGTCTTCGGCGTCTTCGCCTCGGCCTCGAGCTTGCCGGTGACGTCCTCGATGCGCTGCTCGGCGTCCTTCAGCAGTCCCCGACAGCGCGCCAGTAGCCGCACGCCCTTCTCGTACTCGCCGATGGATCGCTCCAGCCCGCTCTGGCCGGTCTCGATGCGCTCGATGATGGCCTCGACCTCGGTTAGCGCCTCCTCGAAGGTGGGCTCGGCTTGTTCTTGCTTGGGCTTCTTCTCGGCCATGATCGTCAACCTTTCGAGCCGGGCGTCGACTCGCCGAACAGGTCCATCTGCGGCGCGGGGTCGTCCTTGGGGGCCGGTTTGGGCGGCGTAGATTTCTTCTTGGGTGCCTGCCCGGCGACGGTCGAGCGTACCCGCCCGTCGGCCAGCGTGGTGTGCAACTCGTCGCCCGGCGACACCGCCGAGGCCGAACGCACGAGCCGGCCGTCGGCCAGGGTGGTATAGGAATACCCCCGAGCCAGTACGCCCTGCGGCCCCACCGCCCTCAGTTGACGCTCGTTCGACTCGATCCGTCGCGACTCGGATTCCATGCGTTGGTCCATCGCGCGGGCGAGTCTCTCGGCGGCGTGGTCGAGCCGTTGCGCGCGGCGGGCCAACTCAGCGGCTGGCTTGTGGGCCTCGAGCCGGGCGCTCAACCGTTCGAG
It contains:
- a CDS encoding biopolymer transporter ExbD, translating into MLKVRRTSPEPRVEMAPLIDVVFLLLTFFVFSLVLLTRVSVMDLDLPTLGSGGQGEAPQAIIVAVDSQGMVFVDGQPVGEAAVAGQPLAETTRVALLAAIDRAIEPQDPGSTPTIRLEVDEKGVSGALLRVLDALRTQGYEAVELVGKPAEAAPAAVPSTDP
- the infC gene encoding translation initiation factor IF-3 — encoded protein: MQRTRVNHMIRISPIRLIGAEGEQVGVVDTREAMQMAQEAGLDLVEIVPDTRPPVCKIMDYGKYKYEQSKRKDNKTTGQQEIKEVRLGRSVKIDPHDVQIRVNQARRFLMQGHKVQITQRFRGREMVHKELGIERLAEIVDQLADIAKVEMAPRWVMRQASIVLAPDKNKVEAAKRQKAKDEAAEAKSDAELDAQIAKLDAADTGVDDDDDVETTSESEDDKKAKPTRKVSNPVEDEISALLGE
- a CDS encoding serine/threonine protein kinase, whose translation is MSEPSPTPARNPSEASASGTGAMSGTGALSGSRTAAMQAMDRSGITPLSNVSTPADPDAAMAEVAKGGSNVDTALGRLVVDYGLATREEVDLCKDRMREAGVAAGEEAGQRSLAIELVDQDFVTKRQIARLKAILDAERSGQKIPGYRLLGKLGAGAMATVYKGRQLNLDRLVAIKVLPRKFSQNPQFIERFYAEGRAAAQLNHPHIVQAYDVGKAGEYHYFVMEYVNGRTVYDDIVKHKRYGEAEAIELVRQVAAALGHAHERGIIHRDVKPKNIMITNEGVVKLADMGLARAVSDKEAAEAEAGKAFGTPFYISPEQIRGETNVGPEADIYSLGVTLYHMVTGGVPFDGKNPTSVMHKHLKADAVPPDQANPKLSGGISEVIEMMLAKRREQRYRSVKDLLNDLDAVTAGKAPPLAHRGLDEADLASLSHLETASVAAPAEMQPEAPISQGGDFRTPLLIAVGVLLAISFVFNLIQLA
- a CDS encoding universal stress protein; this translates as MVIGTSRPRDLGAIHAGPLLYGDWGTSRLYVLGLAFLYTGHASVVYLAAIGVLMLAVSWIYTHICRCYPDGGGVYSAARDVKPVLSVIGATLLMSGYIMTAAISVIEAFHYFGVPRYLTLPLAVGTLVFIGAINWLGSKRSGQFALVVAMLAMLVSAILAVLAIPLFVDGLKTISFEYFTQVGPFDAWVSFAKICLALAGLEAVANMTGIMKKPIGKTARRTIWPVSLEVVVLNMLFGIALAGMSTTLHTHAPDEITYGDKLSMTHNQVVQAVEAGEFTQEEADQLEAVIEYRDTAMKRIAIESGQRITGNDTAAFILGKIAGVTFGLLLLSAANTAVMAMVSVMFAMAQDRELPRALTKLNYPGVPWVGLIVAVLIPTGVILVEQDVQVLAKLYVLGVCGAISTNVLCGAVNRKLDIPRVVRVFMWVFGGILLAVTITIAVTQPESLAFSGGLVAIVLTMRALVQAKRSRDPKPLETPIAGWLAEVRRDPIALDSSKPRIMLAARGRYQSEFAVDLARSRGAVLFVIFVRTFRVADMGPQRRPNIDDDHEAQEALGTTILLAREHGVPCVPIYVTSNDVVHEILDHTVTYGCDTLIMGESRRPLLARKIEGDVTTRIAHDLPSQIALITRSANTRHAVRPKG
- a CDS encoding Maf family protein, encoding MRLLLASGSPRRREILTELGADFTVVPSNVDDGQLTPPHGATALTWTVAMAYLKAFAAIEVLPEGATGVVMGADTACELDGRIIGKPATDAHARSTLRSMVGQTQRVVTGVALIDPHHPHANRLLLADVALVTFGNVSEDAIDRYLITGGWRGKAGGYNLTERLADGWPITVQGDPDTVVGLPTQRLPGWLALTTAWGARP
- the lpxK gene encoding tetraacyldisaccharide 4'-kinase, with amino-acid sequence MPGERGPMPAALRPLAPLAERVYARIVRDRNASFDAGKRAKPFSFSGLSVTLDRPVICVGNLSVGGTGKTPAVQMVCNWLIEAGHHPTIALRGYASNNGLSDEAELHRTALPDVPLAVGPNRVQQLLQLFATPEGENVDVVVLDDGFQHRRLVRQLDIVLIDATQDAFAQRLLPAGWLREPVSSLARAQAVVLTHADRATPSDLSRIEAELRRQFPHLVVAHAEHAWSELLVMDRVEPLDWLRGRRYALACAIGKPQAFIDQAAAAFGPPAHTIELRDHDPYAPATIERLRRAADGMDALLVTEKDWTKLARIEPDAWSCPIVRPRLQMRLSTGVSQMRTLVLSAATWQDDASAAG
- a CDS encoding OmpA family protein; this translates as MPMCVSLPNSITRVLLVAVLLGVGLTTIGCASNGPRPDDPLVMENQELRRLNENLQIALDDAEARYRALDEQNRQLAGQLAAQPEPLGDTGFEGLGAGVSRRAGEVVVDIAGEVLFDSGSVTVKPAARGVLDGVVRVIKQRYPGAEIRVAGYTDNDPIKKSDWKTNERLSAERAMAVESYLVSKGISNDVVHSAAYGPAKAKSSKRESRRVEIIILE
- a CDS encoding A24 family peptidase, producing MLTSTFSGPCPLWLDALGGSLLGYLVGGGVVWAVRLFGSLGFGKEAMGLGDVHLMAAVGACLGWVDSVLAFFGAAFVGILLTLYSISLSRGVGRAMPYGPSLAIATVLVLLAKPAIELWLSRLTGQVVNLP